Genomic segment of Prosthecobacter debontii:
GAAACCTGGGAGCTTACCCGTCTAATGCAGGCACGAATGGTGGCATTCACCTTTCCAGATGCCACACTCACGCTCGAAGCCCTGGCACTGATCCGCGAGCACCGGAAAGATATTCCAGTGCTCGCGAGAGCTCGATTCGCTTCAGATGTCGAGAGGCTCAAACGTTTCGGAGCCACCGTGGTCATCAACGATGAGGTGGAAGCAGCCCGTGCGGTCACCGACCAAGCGCGGGTGCTTTAGCCCTTTGAATCAATCGTAGTAGTAGTAGCGACCGTGGCGATACCCGCGGTGGTTGTAATACCGGTCGTTGTAGTAGTAGCGGCGGTCTTGAGAATCGCCGATGGCATTCCCGGCCAAGGCCCCCAGACCGGCGCCGATGGCAGCGCCTTCCAAGCCACGGCCACTTTGGTTACCGATGATCCCGCCCACCGCAGCACCACCGAGCCCGCCGATCACGGCCCCTCGCTGGGCGTTAGGACCTGTGGCGCAGGAGGCCAGAGAACTGATTGCTATCATTGTGATGAAAATGCGTTTCATGATGACTTCAGGTTGAGTTGTTGCGCGTCGTTGCCACGCTTCTCTTTCATCAGTCTGCAAGGGCCGTGCCGAAGCGAGTCTCCTAGGTGAACTTGACGTCAATCAAACTTACATAATTGCCAATTGCACGATTAGTTGAATCGATAACCTTGCCGTCTGCAAGTTCGGGACTCGAAGACTAGCCCGGCTAAGTATAACCAGATATCCCAAGGCATCATTGAGCCAAGCGGACCTGATTTCCCAAGAAAACTTTGAATCTTCCGCGTGTGAAGACAGTCGAATCTCTGTTCCCTCTTCCCGACCATGAAAACTGCCCTCAAATTATTTGCCTTTGCCTTCCTTACCGCAGCGCTCTCGTCCTGTTTGTTTCGTGAACCAGTCTTCACCGAAGGCTTTATTAAGCCGGATTCCAGCGTCGCCGGGGTTTATTTTACCGACGACGAAACGGGCGATGAACGAGGCCGCGAGTTTGCCGTTTTAGCCCCCATGGGCAGCGATTCCTTCGCCCTGCATTATCCGGTTGGCACTAAGGGAGGCAGCTATTTTGAAGTGAAAGCGCTCCAATTTGCAGGCAAAGATATTTGGCAAATTCGCTTAGCTGCCACTTTTGAAGATGGCTTACCTCAGCAAGATATTCCGACTTATACTTTAGTCCTCGTCGAAAAATCCGGCGAAGGTAAACTGAGTATTCGTCCACTTAAATCCGAAGGCGACCACACGGCCAGCGCAGCGACGACTTTACAGGCCCTTTCAACCGCAAAACCCGACTGGGATAAGCTGTTTGGTGAAGCCAAAACCTTTGTGCGTCTGAAAGATCGCTAAACTCCTGGCACGCAAGAAGCACAGGTTAGACGGCGTAGTTTTTGCCGTCGCCATGCTTTCTGCCGTGTCTACGTTCCGTTATCTTCTTCCAGCGATCTCTTTGGGGCTGCTGGCCGAACCATTATCGGCCAGTGACATCTCCACTTCTGATCTCGATTTTTTCGAGAAGAAGGTTAGGCCTATTTTGATCGAGCGCTGCTATGAGTGCCACTCCGTGGAGAGTGGTAAGAGCAAAGCCAATCTAACGGTCGATTCGAAGTCTGGCCTTCTGCAAGGCGGTGACAATGGACCTGCTCTAGTAGCGGGTGCACCGGATAAGAGCCTCATCATCGAGGCCATCCGCTACAAAAACCGCGATATGCAGATGCCGCCCAAAAGCGCCATGCCTGCCGCAGAGATCAAAATCCTGGAAGAGTGGGTCCAACGCGGTGCACCCGATCCACGCACGCAAACCATCGCCCATGGTCCCCAAAAGGTGAACATTGAAAAGGGCCGCGAGCACTGGGCCTTCCGCCCCATTGCAAACGCCCTTCCTCCTCAGGCTACCCATAGCCATCCGATCGATGCTTTCACCACCACCGCTCTGACTCAGAAAGGCCTCTCGCTTTCCCGCCCCGCCGATCCGGTCACTCTTCTGCGTCGGATGAGCTTTGACCTCATCGGCCTGCCACCGACACCCGAGGAAACCACCACCTTTGTGTCGAGTTATGGGAAAGATCCTCAAAAGGCCATCCGCACCTTGATTGATCGTTTATTGGGCTCGCCTCATTACGGTGAGAAGTGGGGCCGCCATTGGCTGGATGTCGCACGCTACGCTGACTCCAACGGTCTGGATGAAAACGTCGCGCTCGGCACCGCCTGGAGATATCGCGATTATGTGGTGAAGAGTTTCAATACCGACAAGCCCTTTGACCGTTTCCTGATCGAACAAATCGCAGGTGATCTCTTGCCCGCCAAGTCTCTGGAGGAACGGCATGAACACGCCACCGCCACCGCCTTCCTCAATCTCGGAGCCAAAGTTCTGGCCGAAGCCGATAAGGAAAAGCTGGTCATGGATGTGGTGGATGAACAGATCGAAACCACCGGTCGTGCCTTCCTAGCGATGACCCTTGGCTGTGTCCGTTGCCACGATCATAAGTTCGATCCCATTTCACACGAAGACTACTACGCCCTCGCCGCGATCTTTAAGAGCACTCGCTCCTTCGCGGATGAGAAGAATGGCGCTATCTCCTTCTGGTTTGAAACCCCCATCGGGGATCTCGAAGACTTCGCCGCCGTCAAGACCGCAGAGTTAGCCCTTGCAGCGAAGAAGCAAGAACTCGCTACAGCCCGCAGTGAGGAGAAGAAAAACCCAGGTCCTGAGAGCAAAAAACGCGTGGAGCAGCTCATGGATGAAATGGATCAGGTGGAAAAGAATCTGCCCGATCTCCCCACCGTTGTCGGGGTCACGGACAGCGCCATCACCCCCACCGTGCCGATTCACATTCGCGGCAGTCACCTCACGTTGGGTAAACCCGTCGAACGCGGTTTCCCCAAAGTTATGGAAGCTTCTTTAGCGCCAAAACCTCATTTCCCCGCCGATAAAAGCGGTCGTTTGGAGTTGGCACAGTGGCTTGCCCGCCCGGAACATCCACTCACCGCGCGCGTCATTGTCAATCGCGTCTGGACATGGCACTTCGATCAAGGTCTCGTGCGCACCCCTGACAACTTTGGTTTGTTAGGCGAGAGCCCCACCCATCCTGAACTTCTCGATTACCTCGCCACCTGGTTGCCTGCCAACGGCTGGAGCCTGAAAGACCTTCATCGCCTCATCCTCACCAGCGCCACCTATCAGCAAGCCAGTGGGCCTAGCGTGGAGAAGGACCCCGAAAATCACCTCCTGCATCACTTCCCCATTCGTCGTCTCCAAGCCGAGGAAGTCCGCGATGCCCTGCTCAGTGTCTCGGGTCAGCTTGATCTCAACATTGGCGGTAAAACGGTGCCACTGCGTAACCGGCAGTTCGTTTTTAACCACACCTCCAAAGACGCGACCAAATACGACAGTACCCGCCGCGCTCTGTATCTGCCCATCATCCGCAACAATCTCTACGACCTCTTCCAGCAGTTCGACTATCCCGATCCCGCCGTCTCCACAGGTCAGCGCAATAGCACCGTCGTCTCACCGCAGGCTCTGCTGCTCATGAATAGCCCGCTGGCGGACCAAGCCTCGCGTGGCCTCGCGAAACGCGTGCTGCAAAGCCATCGTGATCCCCAGGAACGCATCGCTCAGGCCATTCGCCTCGCCTACACACGGGATGCCGAGGCAGAGGACATCGCCAATGCGCACGACTTCCTCATCGCAGCGGATGGGATCCTCGCGTCCAGCATTCAGGATTATGAGGAGCGCCA
This window contains:
- a CDS encoding glycine zipper domain-containing protein, encoding MKRIFITMIAISSLASCATGPNAQRGAVIGGLGGAAVGGIIGNQSGRGLEGAAIGAGLGALAGNAIGDSQDRRYYYNDRYYNHRGYRHGRYYYYD
- a CDS encoding PSD1 and planctomycete cytochrome C domain-containing protein gives rise to the protein MSTFRYLLPAISLGLLAEPLSASDISTSDLDFFEKKVRPILIERCYECHSVESGKSKANLTVDSKSGLLQGGDNGPALVAGAPDKSLIIEAIRYKNRDMQMPPKSAMPAAEIKILEEWVQRGAPDPRTQTIAHGPQKVNIEKGREHWAFRPIANALPPQATHSHPIDAFTTTALTQKGLSLSRPADPVTLLRRMSFDLIGLPPTPEETTTFVSSYGKDPQKAIRTLIDRLLGSPHYGEKWGRHWLDVARYADSNGLDENVALGTAWRYRDYVVKSFNTDKPFDRFLIEQIAGDLLPAKSLEERHEHATATAFLNLGAKVLAEADKEKLVMDVVDEQIETTGRAFLAMTLGCVRCHDHKFDPISHEDYYALAAIFKSTRSFADEKNGAISFWFETPIGDLEDFAAVKTAELALAAKKQELATARSEEKKNPGPESKKRVEQLMDEMDQVEKNLPDLPTVVGVTDSAITPTVPIHIRGSHLTLGKPVERGFPKVMEASLAPKPHFPADKSGRLELAQWLARPEHPLTARVIVNRVWTWHFDQGLVRTPDNFGLLGESPTHPELLDYLATWLPANGWSLKDLHRLILTSATYQQASGPSVEKDPENHLLHHFPIRRLQAEEVRDALLSVSGQLDLNIGGKTVPLRNRQFVFNHTSKDATKYDSTRRALYLPIIRNNLYDLFQQFDYPDPAVSTGQRNSTVVSPQALLLMNSPLADQASRGLAKRVLQSHRDPQERIAQAIRLAYTRDAEAEDIANAHDFLIAADGILASSIQDYEERQTRAWELLCQSLMMANEFIYLR